CTCCAGTATGCCGTCCTGCACCTCACCGGATTCGACCTTCCCCTGGAGGAAATCCGCAATTTCCGGCGGGCCGGAAGCTCCACGGCCGGCCACCCCGAGTACGGGCACGTTGACGGGGTCGAGACGACGACGGGGCCGCTGGGCCAGGGCGTCGCAAACTCCGTGGGGATGGCGATCGCCGAAGCGCATCTCGCAGCGGCGTTCAACCGGGCGGACCATTCGATCATCGATCACCGGACATACGTCATCTGCAGCGACGGCGACCTCATGGAGGGCGTCTCGTACGAAGCCGCCTCGCTGGCTGGACACCTGGGGCTCGGCAAGCTCCTCTGGCTCTACGACGACAACCGGATCACGATCGATGGCGACATCGATCTCGCCTTTTCGGAGGATGTGCGCGGGCGGTTCGAGTCGATGGGGTGGCACGTGCAGTCCGTCGGGGACGCGAACGACCTGGCGGCGCTTGACGCGGCGATCGAAGGGGCGCGGAGCCTGGAAGACCGCCCGTCGCTGATCATCGTCCGCTCGCATATCGGCTACGGCGCCCCCAACAAGCAGGACACGGCCGCCGCGCACGGCGCGCCGCTGGGCGAGGAAGAGGTCCGGCTCACGAAGGAGGTGTACGGCTGGCCCGTGGAACCTCCGTTCCTCGTGCCGGACGCCGTCCGAAGCCACATGGGCGGGCAGGTCGCCCGCGGCGAAGCGCTCGCCGCCGAGTGGGGGGAGCGCTTCGAGCGATACCGCGCGGAGCACCCGAAGCTGGCGGCCGAACTCGAACGCCGCTTCCGCTCGGAGCTACCGCCGGCGTGGGACGAGGGGCTTCCGAGGTTCGGCCCTGACGACGATCCGATCGCCACACGGGCCGCCTCCGGCGGGATCCTGACCGCGCTGGCCCCCCGCCTCCCGGAACTCATCGGCGGAAGCGCCGACCTGTCGGGCTCGAACAACACGTTGATCGACTCGCCGAACTTCTCGAGGGACGCACCCGAGGGCCGCAACCTGCGGTGGGGCATCCGCGAGCACGCGATGGGCTCCATCGCGAATGGACTTGTCCTCCACGGCGGCGTCCGGCCGTACATCGCCACGTTCTTCACCTTCACGGACTACGCCCGGCCGTCGATGCGGCTCGCCGCGCTGATGGGACTGCCCAACATCTACGTGATGACGCACGACTCGATCGGCCTCGGGGCCGACGGGCCGACGCACCAGCCCATCGAGCACCTCGCCTCCTTCCGGGCGATGCCCGGCGTCGTCGTGCTGCGCCCCGCCGACCCGGAGGAAACCGTTCAGGCGTGGCGCGTCGCGATCGAGCGCCGTGCCGGGCCCACGATTCTGGTGCTCACGCGCCAGAAGGTCCCGCATCTCGAGCGCGCGGCCGGCGCCGCTCGCGCTGGAGTGGGACGCGGCGCCTACGTCCTGAGGCCGGAGCCCGGGCCGCTTCAGATCGTGCTCCTCGGGACCGGCTCGGAACTGCAGGTGGCCGTCGAAGCGGCGGGGCTCCTCGAGGCCGGGGGGGTGTCGGCGCGCGTGGTCTCGTTCCCGAGCTGGGAACTGTTCCGCGCCCAGCCGGCCTCCTACCGGGACGAGGTCCTTCCCCCCGGCGTTCCGCGGGTCGCGATCGAAGCCGGCGCCACGCTGGGGTGGACGGAATGGGTGGGGCGGGACGGCGCCGTTATCGGGATCGACCGCTTCGGCCAGTCCGCGTCGGCGGCGGACAACTTCGCGCACTTCGGCTTCACCGCGGAGGCCCTTGTCGCGCAGGCCATGGAAGCGCTCCCGGCGGAGGGGCCGCCGTGAAACTCGCCGTCGGGGCGGATCACGCGGGCGTAGGTTACAAGGATGTCCTCGCCGCCGAGCTTCGCGAAGCGGGCCACGAAATCATCGACGTCGGCACGCACGGCACCGACTCCGTCGACTACCCCGACTTCGCCTTCGCCGTCGCCGAGCGGGTGGCGCGCAGCGAGGTGGAACGCGGCATCGTCATCTGCGGGTCCGCCGTGGGCGTCTGCATCGCCGCGAACAAGGTGCCGGGAGTACGGGCAGGCGTCTGCCACGACACGTACTCGGCGGCGCAGGGGGTCGATCACGACGACATGAACGTCCTCTGCATGGGGGAGCGCGTGATCGGGATCGCCCTCGCGCGCGCGATCACGGAGGCGTTCCTGGCCGCGGACTTCTCGGCCGACCCGAGGCACCAACGGCGGCTCGAAAAGGTGCTGGACATCGAAGCCCGACACCTGAAATCGGACACCTGAGACTCACGATGGGGAGGGGAGAGAGATGAGCGCGCTGCTTCAGCTTCAGGAGCACGGCCAGAGCTACTGGCTCGACAACCTGACGCGCGGGATGCTGGTCGACGGAACGCTGGCTCGCCGGGTCGAGACCGAAGGGTTGAGAGGGGTCACCTCGAACCCCGCGATCTTCCACAACGCCATCACGGGCAGCGCGCAGTACGATGAGGACATCGCCCGCTTCACCGCCCGGGGTCTCGGCGTCGAAGACGTCTACGACCGGCTCACGATCGCCGACGTCCAGGGCGCATGCGACGTCCTGCGGGGCGTGTGGGAGAGTTCCGGCGGGGTCGACGGATACGTTTCTCTCGAGGTGTCTCCCCACCTGGCCAACGACACGGAGGGCACGGTACGGGAGGCGCGGCGGCTCAACGATGAGGTGGCCCGTGAGAACGTCCTCATCAAGATCCCCGGGACGCCCGCCGGAGTTCCGGCCATCCGGCAGGCGCTGTTCGAGGGCGTGAACGTAAACGTGACGCTCCTCTTCTCCATCGCCGCGTACGAGGCGGTGGCGGACGCCCACACGGAGGCGCTGGAGCAGCGGATCGAAGCGGGCCGGTCCGTCGACGATGTCGCCTCGGTGGCCAGCTTCTTCGTGAGCCGGATCGACGCGCTGACCGACCGCAAGCTCGCGGCGCTGGCCGACGCCGCGAAGGGCGACGCCGCTCGCTGCGAGGCCCTGTTCGGCAAGGCGGCGGTCGCCAACGCCAAGCTCGCCTACGTCGGTTTCCAGCGGCGGCTGGCCGCGGACCGCTGGGCCCGCCTCGCGGGGTTCGGCGCCCGTCCGCAACGCATGCTGTGGGCAAGCACGAGCACGAAGAACCCCGCGTATTCCGACGTGGGGTACGTCGAGCCGCTCATCGGCGACCTGACGGTCAACACTCTGCCGGAGAAGACGATCGACGCCTTCAGGGATCACGGGCGCGTCGCCGGCACCCTGACCGAGGGTGTCGACGAGGCCCGCCGCGCGATGGCGGAGTTGGCCGCCGTCGGCATCGAGTTGGACGAGGTCACCGATCAGCTTCTCGCGGAGGGCGTCGAGAAGTTCGCCGTTCCCTTCGACCGGCTCCTCGCGAGCCTCGCGGAGCGGATGGCGTCGCAGCCCGCCACGGCCGTCGCGTCGGGGTCCGCTACGCGGTAAACGCCGCCTTTACCCGCTCCCAGAAGCTCGGATCCTCGCCCCGGCGCGGTTCGGGCGGCGCATCCTCGACCTCCCTCAGCGACTCCAGGATATCGCGCTGACGCCGGGACAGTTCGCTCGGCGTCCACGTGTGCACGCGTACCAACTGGTCGCCGTGGCCCGCGGCCCGCAAACGCGGCATCCCCTGGCCACGAAGCCTCAGGACCTGCCCCGCCTGGATCCCCGCGGGCACCTTGAGCCGGGCCTGTCCGAGGATCGTCGGCACGTCGAGTTCATCGCCCAGCGCCGCCTGGGAGAACGTGACCGGCAGATCGAGGACGAGGTCATCGCCCCTGCGCTCGAAGCGATCGTGCGGCTCGACCTCCACCTGCACGATGAGGTCCCCCAGCGGCCCGCCGCGCGGACCCGCATTACCGCGCCCGCGCAGCTTCAGGTAGTCGTCGGACGAAATACCCGCGGGAATCTCGATATCGATGGAACGGTCAACCCGCACCCGACCGGTTCGCCCGCAGTCGCGGCACTCGTCGG
This Candidatus Palauibacter australiensis DNA region includes the following protein-coding sequences:
- the tkt gene encoding transketolase: LQYAVLHLTGFDLPLEEIRNFRRAGSSTAGHPEYGHVDGVETTTGPLGQGVANSVGMAIAEAHLAAAFNRADHSIIDHRTYVICSDGDLMEGVSYEAASLAGHLGLGKLLWLYDDNRITIDGDIDLAFSEDVRGRFESMGWHVQSVGDANDLAALDAAIEGARSLEDRPSLIIVRSHIGYGAPNKQDTAAAHGAPLGEEEVRLTKEVYGWPVEPPFLVPDAVRSHMGGQVARGEALAAEWGERFERYRAEHPKLAAELERRFRSELPPAWDEGLPRFGPDDDPIATRAASGGILTALAPRLPELIGGSADLSGSNNTLIDSPNFSRDAPEGRNLRWGIREHAMGSIANGLVLHGGVRPYIATFFTFTDYARPSMRLAALMGLPNIYVMTHDSIGLGADGPTHQPIEHLASFRAMPGVVVLRPADPEETVQAWRVAIERRAGPTILVLTRQKVPHLERAAGAARAGVGRGAYVLRPEPGPLQIVLLGTGSELQVAVEAAGLLEAGGVSARVVSFPSWELFRAQPASYRDEVLPPGVPRVAIEAGATLGWTEWVGRDGAVIGIDRFGQSASAADNFAHFGFTAEALVAQAMEALPAEGPP
- the rpiB gene encoding ribose 5-phosphate isomerase B, translated to MKLAVGADHAGVGYKDVLAAELREAGHEIIDVGTHGTDSVDYPDFAFAVAERVARSEVERGIVICGSAVGVCIAANKVPGVRAGVCHDTYSAAQGVDHDDMNVLCMGERVIGIALARAITEAFLAADFSADPRHQRRLEKVLDIEARHLKSDT
- the tal gene encoding transaldolase encodes the protein MSALLQLQEHGQSYWLDNLTRGMLVDGTLARRVETEGLRGVTSNPAIFHNAITGSAQYDEDIARFTARGLGVEDVYDRLTIADVQGACDVLRGVWESSGGVDGYVSLEVSPHLANDTEGTVREARRLNDEVARENVLIKIPGTPAGVPAIRQALFEGVNVNVTLLFSIAAYEAVADAHTEALEQRIEAGRSVDDVASVASFFVSRIDALTDRKLAALADAAKGDAARCEALFGKAAVANAKLAYVGFQRRLAADRWARLAGFGARPQRMLWASTSTKNPAYSDVGYVEPLIGDLTVNTLPEKTIDAFRDHGRVAGTLTEGVDEARRAMAELAAVGIELDEVTDQLLAEGVEKFAVPFDRLLASLAERMASQPATAVASGSATR